TCGCCGATCCGCCTTACCGGACCGAGGACTGGACCGCGCTGCTGACGGCCCTCCAGCGCCCGGGCCTCCTGGCGCCGGACGCCGCGATCCTGCTCGAGCATGCCAAGGGCGAGCAGCTCCCCGAGGAGGTCGGAGCCGCCGTCTGCCGGCGCACGTATCGTTACGGCCTGGCGCAGCTCGCGCTGTTCGGCCTGACCGCGCCGCAGTAGCCAGACTCTCTCGTCGCCGTCCCGCTCGACGCCTGCGGGCCCCTCGCCTAGACTCTCGGCATGAGCACGCCCTTCTGGCTGCAGCCTTTGCCGGACCTTCTCGGCTCGCTCGGGGCCGATCCCGACGGCCTCACAGCCCAGGAGGCGAGGGCCCGCCTGGATCGCCAGGGGCGCGAGCGGCCCGCGCGAGGCGCCGCCAAGGGCGCCCTGGCCCAGTTCCTGGGCTTCTTCGCCAACCCCCTGGTCCTGATCCTGCTGTTCGCGGCCGCCGTCTCCGCGGCCTTCGGCGAGGGGCTCAACGCCGAGATCATCGTGACGATCGTGGTCGCGAGCGTGCTGGTGGACTTCACCCAGTCCTACCGCTCGCAGCGCGCGGCCGAGGCCCTGCGCAGGCAGGTCGGGATCCGCGTCGAGGTGCTGCGATCCGGCCAGCGCCAGATGGTGCCGGCCGGCGAGGTCGTGCCCGGAGACGTCTTCTACCTCTCGGCCGGCAACATGGTCGTCGCGGATTCGCGGCTCCTGGAGGCCAGGGACCTCTTCGTCGATCAGGCGCCCCTGACCGGCGAGTCCCTGCCCGTCGAGAAGCGGGCCCTGGAGCTTCACGGCGAGGCCCTGGGCCTGGACGAGGCCGAGAATTCGGTGTTCGCGGGGACTTCGGTCGTCAGCGGCACCGCCAGGGCGATCGCCGTCAGGACGGGCCACCAGAGCGCCTTCGGCGCCATCGCTTCGAGCCTCTCCGCCCAGGCGCCGCCGACCGAGTTCGAGCGGGGGCTCGCGGGCTTTTCCGCGATGATCCTCAGGGTCGTGATCGCCCTGGTGCTCTTCGTCTTCCTCGTGCTCGCCCTCTTCAAGCGACAGCCGACCGAGGCCCTCATGTTCGCGATCGCCCTCGCGGTCGGCCTCACCCCCGAGTTCCTGCCCATGATCATCACGGTCACGCTCGCCCGCGGGGCCATGCGGATGGCCGGGAAGCGGGTCATCGTCAAGCAGCTCCAGGCCATCGAGAACTTCGGCAGCATCGACGTGCTCTGCAGCGACAAGACCGGCACCCTGACCGAGGGCTCGCTCATGCTGACCGAGAGCGTCGACCCGACAGGAGGCGAGGCGCCGGGGGTCCTGGCCGCGGCGGTGCTGAACAGCACCCACGAGACGGGGATCCGCAGCCCCCTGGACGACGCGATCCTCCGCGCGCCGCACCCAACCCCCATCCCCTGCCGCAAGATCGACGAGATCCCCTTCGACTTCCACCGGCGCCGGGTGTCGGTGGTGCTGGAGCGAGAGGGACGCCCCGTCCTGATCGCCAAGGGGGCCCCCGAGGCCATCGTCGAGGTCTGCGCCTCCTATCGCCTGGACGGCCAGGATCAGCCCCTGGATCCTCAGGCGCGGGCCCGGGCGCTCGACACCTTCCGCGGGCTCAGCGAGCGGGGCCTGCGCGTGCTTGCGATCGCCGAGCGATGGGTGCCGCCTCAGGCCGTCTACCGGGTCGAGGACGAGCGCGAGCTATGCCTGCTCGGCTTCGTGGCCTTCCACGATCCGCCGCGCGCGGACGCGCAGGAGGCCCTGCGCGCGCTTTCGGCGGACGGGATCCGGGTGGTGATCCTCACCGGGGACAACGAGTGGGTGACCCGGCACGTCTGCGAGGCCGTCGGCCTGGACGGAAAGCGCCTCATGCTCGGCCGGGACCTCGACCGGGTCCGGGACGCCGCCCTGCCCCGCCTGGTCGAGCGGGTGAGCGTCTTCGCGCGGGTGACCCCCGAGCAGAAGATGCGGGTCCTGCGCGCCCTGAAGGTCCACGGCCACGTGGTGGGCTATCTCGGCGACGGGATCAACGACGCGCCCTGCCTGCGCGACGCGGACGTGGGCATCTCGGTCGACTCGGCGGTGGACGTGGCCAGGGCCGCCGCGGGGATCATCCTGCTGGAGCGCAGCCTCTCGGTGCTGCACCAGGGGGTGCTGGAGGGGCGGCGCAGCTTCGCCAACGTCATCAAGTACATCCTGATGGCCGTCAGCTCCAACTTCGGCAACATGTTCAGCATGGCCGGCGCGGCGCTGCTCTTGCCCTTCCTGCCGATGCTGCCCATGCAGATCCTGCTGAACAACTTGCTGTACGCCGTCTCCCAGCTCGCCATCCCGGTGGATCGAGTGGAGGCCGAGGCCATGCTCAAGCCCCGCCGCTGGGACATCCGCTACATCCAGCGCTTCATGCTCGTGCTGGGGCCCATCAGCTCGATCTTCGACTTCCTGACCTTCGGGCTCTTGCTCTGGGGCTTCAGGGCCACGGTGCCGCTCTTCCACACCGCCTGGTTCGTCGAGTCCCTGCTGACCCAGACCCTGGTGGTCTTCGTCATCCGCACCCGCGGGTCCCCCTTCCGGCATCCGGCAGGCCTGGGGCTGCGCGCGAGCGTGCTTTCGGTCTGCGCGATCGCCCTGATCCTGCCCTACTCCCCCTTTGCCCGGGCGCTCGGCTTCACGCCCCTGCCGGCGGCGCTCGTGCTCGCCCTCATGCTCGTCACGCTGGCCTACCTGGGGCTCGCCGAGTTCGCCAAGCGTTGGTTCTACCGGCGGGGCTAGATGTCCTTCTTCTCGGCCC
This genomic window from Pantanalinema sp. contains:
- the mgtA gene encoding magnesium-translocating P-type ATPase, translated to MSTPFWLQPLPDLLGSLGADPDGLTAQEARARLDRQGRERPARGAAKGALAQFLGFFANPLVLILLFAAAVSAAFGEGLNAEIIVTIVVASVLVDFTQSYRSQRAAEALRRQVGIRVEVLRSGQRQMVPAGEVVPGDVFYLSAGNMVVADSRLLEARDLFVDQAPLTGESLPVEKRALELHGEALGLDEAENSVFAGTSVVSGTARAIAVRTGHQSAFGAIASSLSAQAPPTEFERGLAGFSAMILRVVIALVLFVFLVLALFKRQPTEALMFAIALAVGLTPEFLPMIITVTLARGAMRMAGKRVIVKQLQAIENFGSIDVLCSDKTGTLTEGSLMLTESVDPTGGEAPGVLAAAVLNSTHETGIRSPLDDAILRAPHPTPIPCRKIDEIPFDFHRRRVSVVLEREGRPVLIAKGAPEAIVEVCASYRLDGQDQPLDPQARARALDTFRGLSERGLRVLAIAERWVPPQAVYRVEDERELCLLGFVAFHDPPRADAQEALRALSADGIRVVILTGDNEWVTRHVCEAVGLDGKRLMLGRDLDRVRDAALPRLVERVSVFARVTPEQKMRVLRALKVHGHVVGYLGDGINDAPCLRDADVGISVDSAVDVARAAAGIILLERSLSVLHQGVLEGRRSFANVIKYILMAVSSNFGNMFSMAGAALLLPFLPMLPMQILLNNLLYAVSQLAIPVDRVEAEAMLKPRRWDIRYIQRFMLVLGPISSIFDFLTFGLLLWGFRATVPLFHTAWFVESLLTQTLVVFVIRTRGSPFRHPAGLGLRASVLSVCAIALILPYSPFARALGFTPLPAALVLALMLVTLAYLGLAEFAKRWFYRRG